AGCGTCCTTCTCTTACTGGTTCTGATCCTGGCCATTTTCTGCGTGGGAGCCGGAGCCGTATCCATCTCACCGGGAGAGGTTTTCAAAGTCCTCACCGGTGCGGTCAAAGAGGGAACCGATTACATAATCGTCATGAACTTCCGGCTGCCCCGGGTCATTCTGGCAGCGCTTATCGGCGGCGGTCTGGCTGCTGCCGGCGCCGCATTCCAGGGAATGTTCCGCAACCCCCTGGCCGATCCCTTCGTCGTCGGGGCTTCAGGCGGCGCGGCTCTTGGAGCCACCATGGCCATTGCCTTCGGTTTGTCCATACAGATAGGCCCGTTCAACTCCGTGCCGGTCGCGGCTTTCATCGGTTCGATCGGAGCTGTTTTTCTCGTCTATCTTATAGCGGAATCGGGGGAAAGCACTTCCACCGTCTCTCTTCTTCTGGCCGGAACGGCTCTCAGCACCATTTTGAGTTCTGCCGTTTCGCTGATTATGCTCTTGTCCGACAAGACGCTCCATGAAACCTATACCTGGCTTCTGGGAGGGTTATCGGGCAGAAGCTGGACAGATCTGACAGGAACGGCTCCTTTTATACTTTTGGGATGTCTGGCGCTCTGGCTCCTCTCCCGACCTCTCGATGCTCTGGCCAGCGGAGAGAAAACGGCCAGGAGTCTGGGACTGCCCATCAAGCGGACCAGAGCTCTCATCGTTCTTATGGCATCACTGACCACCGCAGCTTCTGTCGCTGCCGGCGGCATAATCGGATTCGTGGGCCTGGTCGCCCCTCATATGGCGAGGCTCTTTTTCGGATCATCTCACAGGCAGCTTATCCCCGCCAGCATGCTGACGGGGGCCCTGCTGCTGATGGCGGCCGATGTCATTGCCCGTACGGCCGTGGCTCCCATGGAGCTTCCGGCGGGAATTATTACATCGGTAACGGGGGGAGCGTTTTTTCTCTACCTCCTGAAAACCAGAAAGGGAGAACTAAGAGGCTGATATGAAAAGACTGGAAACGGAAAACCTGGATTGCGGTTACAGCGGACGGAATGTTCTGGAAAACATAAATCTTCACATTACCCCCGGTTCCATCCTGGGACTGATCGGACCGAACGGAGCGGGTAAAAGCACGCTGCTTAACACTCTGGCCCGTATGATAAAGCCTAAAAAGGGGAAAGTCATTCTGGCATCGAAAGACCTCTGGAAGATTTCCTCCCGGGAAGCCGCTTCGACAATGGCTTTCACGCCTCAGGATTCGGGAAGCGCATTACCGCTTACCATAAGACAGTTTGTCGCACTCGGCCGGGCTCCCCACCGGGGCTGGCTTCTTCCTTTTTCCTGCGAAGACCGGGATATTGTGGAGGATGCCCTTGAAAAAACCGGTCTCTCCGATCTGGCTGAACGCTGCATAACCGAATTGTCCGGAGGGGAACAGCAGCGCGCCGCCCTGGCCCGGGTACTGGCACAGGAACCGGAAGTCCTTCTTCTCGATGAACCGACATCCCACCTGGATATAAAATATCAGACGGAAATCCTCGATCTGGTGGCCAATCTGGCTCATGACAGAGGGATATCCGTTATTATCAGCATACACGATCTTAACACGGCGGCGCTCTATTCCGATCATCTGGCTCTCGTGGGAAAAGGCGGCATAGCTTCTTACGGAACTCCTGCTGATGTGCTGAAGGAAGAAATCATTTCCGAGGTATACGACATACCGGTTATTGTAACCAGTCACCCTCTGTTCGGAACGCCAATGGTTATGCCAGGCGCAAAAAGCAGGGCTGGTCAGAAGATTATCAATCTTTAGAATCGGTTCTTCCGCTTACACACGACTCATCTGTATTTATTCAGGATTGCTTCCACCGTCCCGTCTTCCATCATCTGACTCATGACCTTCTCAAAGGATTCAAGCCAATCGACTTTTGATGATTTTCTGGAAAATGCGAGAAAAAGATCTGTTGAAAAACCAGGTTTGAAACCGGTTAATTCCAGCCTGTCTCAGTAACCGAAGCGGGCGATATCGTAAGCCATGTTGGGATTTGTCCCCACAGCGAGTTCCAGACGGCCGAGAGCCAGCATATCGAGAATCTGCTTTTCAGATTTGAGATAGACTTTATTCAGGGATTCATCGGAATTAAAAGGTTCGAAATAGACCGAATCTCTGGAAAGCCCGATGGATTTATCGGCAAGATCGCCATACTCTCCAACAGAAGCCCCGGAACCTGTATGAGTGTAAAAAACCGGTTCTACCGATGTATAGGAAACAGGGACGTAAGATGCATATTCAGCTCTCTCTTCTGAATAGGCAAATCCTATGATTAAATCCGATCTTCCGGATTTAATCTCCTCAAGCGCTCTTGCCCAGGGACAGAATTCAACTTCTATTGTTATATCGAGTCGTCTTTCCAGTTCATTGATAATATCGATATCGATACCGCAGTCATCGCAGTCTCCTGGATTTTGGGAAATACGGAAAGGGGGCCATATCTCAGAGACAAGTGTGAAAGTAGTATTTTCAGCTCCAATCGGTATTATACTGAGAAAAAAGAGAATTATTCTTACAAGACGAACCATTGAGCTACCCTTCTCTAATTATTATACCTGATTGTGTAATAAATCAAATATGGGAGTTTTTTCCAACGGAATCATATCAGCTCAATTCCGGGGTTGTTTTATTGATTCCAGGCAACCCCGGGAGTTGTGGAGAGGTTAAATTCTACCAGTATTCGGGTTTCTTTAGCTCTTCCACACAATAGGTCCGGCCGGATATAGGATGAAGCTGATTACCCAGTAATGATTGAGCCAGCCATCCTTCGGGATAGGATAGTTTTAAAGGCGCCTTGATGATGTCTTCTGTTATCTTTTGAAATCCGACTTTTGAGTAAAAATTGATATCTCCGTAGGTAACAACTATTTCAATTCCCTCTTCCTTTAGTTTTCCAAGACCGTAGCGGATCAACTTCTGACCGATTCCCTGCCCCTGAAAATCGGTATGAACGGCCACCGGAGCCATAATAAAAGCCCTGGTGCCGTTGTCGAAGGCCAAACGTGAAAAGAAGATGCCCCCTACGATTTTCTGATCATCCATCGCCACAAAACCATAGAGATCTTCACTTTTTGTAGAAGTCATAAAATCGTAAGTCAAATCACCGATTAAGCGACCTTCACTCTCTCCTTCCGAATCTGTAAAGGTTTTAACAAACATTTCCCTGATTTCTTCAATCTGTTCCGAAGTGTAAATAGAAAAGTCCACGGATTCCCCCTTCATATAAGACCCTTACCTATGCTACAGGAAACCTACTCCACCGTTACCGATTTTGCCAGGTTCCGGGGCTGATCGATATCCCGGCCCAGAGCCAGAGCCGTGTAGTAGCCGAGCAGCTGACAGGGGACAATTGTCAGAAGAGGAGAAATGGCTTCATCCGATCCGGGAACGATAAAGATTTCATCGGCAAGATTTTCCAGATTGCTGTCTTTATAATTGGAAATAACAAAGACCTTGCCGCCCCGGGCTTTCACTTCCTGAATGTTGCTGATTGTCTTTTCCTGATAATCGCCGCTTGTACAGATGAATACGGAGGGCATTTCCTCGGAGATTAAGGCCAGCGGACCGTGTTTGAGCGATCCCGCGCTGTAAGCCTCCGCATGGATATAGCTGACTTCCTTCATTTTCAAAGCCGCTTCAAGGGCTACGGGATAGTTGATACCCCTACCCAGATAGAGTATGGATTGATAATCTTTGAGCTTTTCCGCCATATTCCGGAGCTCCGATCCCCGATCGAGGATATCCTGGATCTTTCCGGGAAGCGCTTTCAGCTCGGCAACCAGTTCGCGACCTCTGGACAGAGAGATATCCCTGGACCGTCCGATCATCAGAGCCATGAGTATGAGAACCGTCACCTGATTCGAAAAAGCCTTTGTGCTGGCTACAGAGATCTCCGATCCCGCATGAATATACACTCCGCCATCGGTCATTCTGGCCAGAGTCGAACCGACAGTGTTGACAAGCCCGACGACCCGTCCGCCTTTCTGCTGGATTTCCTGTATGGCCGCGATAGTATCTCTGGTTTCGCCGGACTGGCTTACGGCAACAAAAAGAGTGTCTTTATCGACAATGGGGTTCATTCCACACATTTCAGAAGCATCGGAGACTTCTACAGGAATGCGAGCCAGATCCTCTATAATGAACTTGCCAAGCTCACCGGCATAGTAAGCCGTCCCCATGGCGATGATATGGATTTTTTTGATATCGAAGAAATCCCGTTTCTCCAGATTGAGTCCCGCGAGAAGAGCCGAACCGAAGTCAGGAAGAAGACGTCCGCCTCGCCCCATGGCTCGGAAAACCGATTCAGGCTGTTCATGAATTTCCTTCAGGAGATAATGAGGATATCCCTCTTTCGTATGGTTTTCCGAAGCGACTTCCAGCTGTTCCACATCTCTGTCAATTTCCAGATTCTGGCTGTTGATGATCCTGTATCCCTTCGGATTGAGGATAACCATCTCCCCGTCATCGACAAATACGGCATGCTGGGTGTAACCGGCGAAGGCCATGGCATCGGAAGCCAGGAACATTTCATCCTTTCCGATTCCGATAACGAGGGGACTGCCGTTTCTCGCGGCGATAATAAGATCGGGATGATCTCTGAAGAGGAAAAGAAGACCATAGGTTCCGTTGATCATGGAAATGGCTTTGGAAACCGCCTGTTCAGGACCCAGATCAAGATATTTCTCCACCAGATGGGCAACGACTTCCGAGTCTGTCTCGCTTTTAAAAACATTACCTTCGGCAATAAGTTTCTCTTTCAGTCCGGCATAGTTGTCTATGATACCGTTATGGACGACGATAACCTCTTCCTTCGGTCCTGTATGGGGGTGGGCATTTTCCTGCGTGACGCCGCCATGGGTTGCCCATCGGGTGTGGGCTATACCGATTTTGGCGGTCAGATTATCTGTCAGCTGTTTCTCGAGCATGGCGAGTTTGCCTTTCTCTTTTATGACTTTGACTTTTTTTCTGTGAACGATACCGATTCCCGATGAATCGTATCCTCTGTATTCGAGCTGCTTAAGCCCCTGCATAAGAACGGGAACCGCGTCCCTTTCTCCCAGATAACCGACTATTCCGCACATAATGTTCTCCTTTTCGCTGTTTCCCGGATCTTCAATTTATCCGTAAATGACCCTTCTTATCTGTCTCAGACTCATTTGAGGGCCGGCAAATGGTCTGGATTGAAGCTCCCTCTGAATCTTTCTGTATATTTCCTCATTTCTCAGTCCCCGCTTCTGAAGCTGTCGATGACGCTGGACTATGAACTCCTGCGGAGCTTTGAGAAAGTATTCTCCCAGATCATCGAGAAGATGACTGAGAAGAGATTCGTCTATGGGATAAGATGAAAGCAGATATTGCCTGAATGATTCTTCAAGTTCCATTTTTGCCATTATTGTATATATAGCCCTATTTAAAACATTTTTCCATAAAAAGCACCGAAATCGGGTATTAAATAGCAAATATTTACCCGAATTAGGGCAGATTATATATCTTTTCCAGCTAAAATTTCATTTAGAGAATTATTTATTTAGCATATGCACAAACATTTGACCATCGGGTCTGCCTGTGTTAGGTTCAGAAAGAAACATAAAGGAGTTTACTATGGCCAAATTACCCCGTACGGTTATCGATGCCTGGGACAGAATGGATGGTCCCGTCATATTTACGACAGTGGACAGCAAAGGGAAACCCAATGCCATTTATGCCACATGCGTTTCACGCTATGGCGAAGACCGGCTGATCGTGGCAGATAATTATTTTGCAAAAACGAGAGACAATATCCTGGAGGGATCAACCGGTTCAATTCTCTTTATCACCGAAGATAAAAAGGCTTATCAGATAAAGGGCTCAGTGGAATACCACAAAGAAGGACCGGTTTTTGAAGACATGAAAAAATGGAATCCGGAAAAACATCCCGGACACGCTGCCGCCGCCTTGAAAGTGGAAGAAGTCTATTCGGGCAGTGAAAAACTTCTGTAAAAAGAAGAACCGCCTTTTTCAGGCGGTTCCCTTCATCTATCTGACTGATATGATTACAGATCCCTGTAGCAGAACCACCAGTCATAGCCTTCGTACTTCTTCAGTCTTTCTGCCGCATCCTTCTGATTGTTGGGCGGAGGAATAATCACTTTATCCTGGATAAGATCGTTTTCAGGCCAGTTCGCCGGTACGGCCACTCCGTTGTTATCAGAAACCTGGAGAGCTTTGACGGCACGGACGATTTCATCCATATTTCTTCCGATCTCCTGGGGATAATAGATAGTCAGTCTGACTTTACCTTCCGGGTCGATGACGAATACGGCGCGGACTGTGTTGGTTCCTTTTCCGGGATGGAGAAGCCCCAGTTTATTGGCTATGGTATCGTTGGCGGCAATAACGGGATAGGTTATCTCCACATCCAGTTTTTCCTTGATCCACTCAACCCATTTGATATGGCTGAAGATCTGGTCCACTGACATCCCGATCAGTTCAACACCCATTTTGCTCAGCTCTTCCGCTTTTCTCTGGAAACCGACAAACTCGGTCGTACAGACAGGAGTAAAATCGGCGGGATGGCTGAAGAGGACAAACCATTTCCCTTTATAGTCTCCGGGCAGATTTTTAGGCCCGTGAGTTGTCGCTACTGTCATTTCGGGAAAGGCATCTCCCAGCAAAGGCATGTTAATTGTTTTTTCTTCCATTTTTGTTCTCCTTGG
Above is a window of Spirochaeta isovalerica DNA encoding:
- a CDS encoding FecCD family ABC transporter permease, which gives rise to MKPSRYVLSISVLLLLVLILAIFCVGAGAVSISPGEVFKVLTGAVKEGTDYIIVMNFRLPRVILAALIGGGLAAAGAAFQGMFRNPLADPFVVGASGGAALGATMAIAFGLSIQIGPFNSVPVAAFIGSIGAVFLVYLIAESGESTSTVSLLLAGTALSTILSSAVSLIMLLSDKTLHETYTWLLGGLSGRSWTDLTGTAPFILLGCLALWLLSRPLDALASGEKTARSLGLPIKRTRALIVLMASLTTAASVAAGGIIGFVGLVAPHMARLFFGSSHRQLIPASMLTGALLLMAADVIARTAVAPMELPAGIITSVTGGAFFLYLLKTRKGELRG
- a CDS encoding ABC transporter ATP-binding protein — protein: MKRLETENLDCGYSGRNVLENINLHITPGSILGLIGPNGAGKSTLLNTLARMIKPKKGKVILASKDLWKISSREAASTMAFTPQDSGSALPLTIRQFVALGRAPHRGWLLPFSCEDRDIVEDALEKTGLSDLAERCITELSGGEQQRAALARVLAQEPEVLLLDEPTSHLDIKYQTEILDLVANLAHDRGISVIISIHDLNTAALYSDHLALVGKGGIASYGTPADVLKEEIISEVYDIPVIVTSHPLFGTPMVMPGAKSRAGQKIINL
- a CDS encoding substrate-binding periplasmic protein, with the protein product MVRLVRIILFFLSIIPIGAENTTFTLVSEIWPPFRISQNPGDCDDCGIDIDIINELERRLDITIEVEFCPWARALEEIKSGRSDLIIGFAYSEERAEYASYVPVSYTSVEPVFYTHTGSGASVGEYGDLADKSIGLSRDSVYFEPFNSDESLNKVYLKSEKQILDMLALGRLELAVGTNPNMAYDIARFGY
- a CDS encoding GNAT family N-acetyltransferase, encoding MDFSIYTSEQIEEIREMFVKTFTDSEGESEGRLIGDLTYDFMTSTKSEDLYGFVAMDDQKIVGGIFFSRLAFDNGTRAFIMAPVAVHTDFQGQGIGQKLIRYGLGKLKEEGIEIVVTYGDINFYSKVGFQKITEDIIKAPLKLSYPEGWLAQSLLGNQLHPISGRTYCVEELKKPEYW
- the glmS gene encoding glutamine--fructose-6-phosphate transaminase (isomerizing), whose translation is MCGIVGYLGERDAVPVLMQGLKQLEYRGYDSSGIGIVHRKKVKVIKEKGKLAMLEKQLTDNLTAKIGIAHTRWATHGGVTQENAHPHTGPKEEVIVVHNGIIDNYAGLKEKLIAEGNVFKSETDSEVVAHLVEKYLDLGPEQAVSKAISMINGTYGLLFLFRDHPDLIIAARNGSPLVIGIGKDEMFLASDAMAFAGYTQHAVFVDDGEMVILNPKGYRIINSQNLEIDRDVEQLEVASENHTKEGYPHYLLKEIHEQPESVFRAMGRGGRLLPDFGSALLAGLNLEKRDFFDIKKIHIIAMGTAYYAGELGKFIIEDLARIPVEVSDASEMCGMNPIVDKDTLFVAVSQSGETRDTIAAIQEIQQKGGRVVGLVNTVGSTLARMTDGGVYIHAGSEISVASTKAFSNQVTVLILMALMIGRSRDISLSRGRELVAELKALPGKIQDILDRGSELRNMAEKLKDYQSILYLGRGINYPVALEAALKMKEVSYIHAEAYSAGSLKHGPLALISEEMPSVFICTSGDYQEKTISNIQEVKARGGKVFVISNYKDSNLENLADEIFIVPGSDEAISPLLTIVPCQLLGYYTALALGRDIDQPRNLAKSVTVE
- a CDS encoding pyridoxamine 5'-phosphate oxidase family protein gives rise to the protein MAKLPRTVIDAWDRMDGPVIFTTVDSKGKPNAIYATCVSRYGEDRLIVADNYFAKTRDNILEGSTGSILFITEDKKAYQIKGSVEYHKEGPVFEDMKKWNPEKHPGHAAAALKVEEVYSGSEKLL
- a CDS encoding peroxiredoxin, translating into MEEKTINMPLLGDAFPEMTVATTHGPKNLPGDYKGKWFVLFSHPADFTPVCTTEFVGFQRKAEELSKMGVELIGMSVDQIFSHIKWVEWIKEKLDVEITYPVIAANDTIANKLGLLHPGKGTNTVRAVFVIDPEGKVRLTIYYPQEIGRNMDEIVRAVKALQVSDNNGVAVPANWPENDLIQDKVIIPPPNNQKDAAERLKKYEGYDWWFCYRDL